The Chelonoidis abingdonii isolate Lonesome George chromosome 15, CheloAbing_2.0, whole genome shotgun sequence genomic interval aaaagtttgtttgtgCATGAATAAGGTTATTGAAATCCATAACATTTCACCCCAGCAGAACGATCTTACTGCTGATGGTAAAAGGATAGTGTAGGActattttgccatttttgttaGAGCAGTGGTCTCTTCCCTACCCCTCCCAATCGCTGGAGGTTAGAAAGGTGTAGTGTTTGTAATATTAGTGTGGAAAATGTTACAGCATGAGTTTTACAGCTACGTACGTCTTCCTATACATTGACAAGATTTTACTGTTAGCCCTTCTAAAACGTGATCACCACTTCTTCTCTTCATCAAAGTTTAGAAAATTTCCAGATATTTTACCTTACCACTGCAAGCCAGTACCCACAATCCCCCAACTGGCATAAGAAAAATAGTTGCATGGTCCAAAAAGCCCTGTCTAATTCTGTTTCATTATGATAGTCTACTGAAGCAGAGATTTTCGCATCTTTCAAGTGCAAGAAAATCCCTTGgcagttatttgtattacagtatctCCTACTGGCTCGAGCCCATTATATTAGACATGATACAaggaaaagacagtccctgctcagaAGATCTTAAAATCGAAATATAGTATGAGACAGCGGCTAGTTACAGCAGACAGACAAGAAGAGCCTACGGTTACACTTAGCTGAGTGTGATCAATACAATAAGCAGTGGTCACAGCATGCTAGCTGCCTAACCTTGGTAACCTTAGACAGATAAAACTTGCATCAGGGTCTATGATCTCCAGCAAGAGCATCTATTTTGTTACCAGTTCCTATCTCGGTGCATATCATCCAGCTGCCTGCAGATTATAATCAACTTCCTCCTGCAAAATGTTCTTAGGGCTCTTCCAAGCCTTGATTTAAGGCTTTTCTTTTGATGGTGAACTAATATGAAAGGGGTAAGAGACTGTAATGGACCAGCTGTGTGTCAAACTATGACAATTTCAGCCCTTTGGCCACCTCTGGAAGCAAGCTGAGAAATGCTAATTATAGCTTGTAACATACTGCAAGGGTCCTTTTGCAGTAGATTTATAGAAGGTAAAACTCAACAATTGGACTAAGCACCATGGATGGAGTTTTGCTTTAAAATTCGCGAACACTTTTAGAAACGGACTGTGTTAGTCACAAGAAACTTTTACTTTGAGGAGCATACAGTGCAATTTTTTCCCTTGATGTTCTTTGACTTTGTGCTTGACCTGTGTTGTCTTGTCAGTCATTGGGTATCATTACATTAGTTTGTCGTTCAGTGAATCATAAACAAGGTCCTGACATTCTGGCCAAAACAAAGGAGGAGACCAAATCCAGCTGACTGCTAAATACGGGAGTGGCACTGCCTTCTCTTGCCGTGGCCAGAGAGGTACTTTGAGCAAGAGAGAAATTGCTTGTTGaatgatgcagagagagaggTTTGTGAATGTGGAACAAGCAGCATGGTGATCTGGTTTACTATTTGACATCAGTTCGAACCTGGACATAACCGTGCTAACAGCCTATATTATTTGTTCTTCATCTCTTCCCTCCCAAGCACTAATAGAATAGTAGGAGACACAACATTTAATTCTTTAAAttggatatttattttttttggtgtctCACTAACCTCTGATGCCTGGACTGTGTAAATATTTCTCAAGTCTAAATGTGGACAAAAGAAAAAGTCAGAGCCTATTTCCAGCAAGTTTTGTTCTTAGCTCTCATGGACATTGAGCTGCTCGGTTGTACCTGGGTGGTGGACAGTGACAGGGTTCTACTATGACTCAAAAAGAGGACCCTATTATTAAGTCCCAGCAtttacagagatttttttaaatacttacaTATAGTGGGCTGGATTAATTAGGGGGCACTTTTTGTCTGAAGAGGATGATCTGTTTCATCCATCATCAAGATAGGTGGCTGCTAATAGAATTCTATAGGTATTGATGATTTGTGGGTAGATCACATCTGTGCTCTTTGATTGTCATGTTTGGTTATAATCAACTGATACGCAAAACCACACTTTTGTAATACAATATTCACACACACTGCCAAAGTCTAAATATAATTAACAGTTTCTAAATGACTGTCCATACCCCATCATTTGCAGCAGTGTATCACCAAGACTGGATTTGGGTTTCTTTCTAATGTTTGCCGAGTAAAGTCTCACTGAACTGGGAGAGGGGGATGTATGCAAGGGGGCAGTGGTAGTTCTCTCATTTGGGAGGCTGCGACACTGGTGTGTGGTATTAATTAAATGCAGTGTAAAAGCTCACTATAACATTAAAAGATCTAGAACTCCCACTTGATGCATCCACAGGGATTAGAGTAAGGGAGAGCAGAGGAGAATATAGTTTTGGTTTCTCTACTAGACGCAAAGGGAGAACTGCTCTTCCTCTCCTAACATGAGCGAGTACAGTTCCCCACTTCCTTGGCTGGTGCTATTCAAGCTTCCCATCGTGTTTGGTCTGCTTTAACTACTGCTTAGCTGAGGAGCTGATGCCTATTCAAACTCCAAACTGAATTTTTACTTTGGTATTGACCACTATCTGTCTaacgctttttaaaaaaaaaaaaaaaaaaggctaaaaagGCGTTTAATAATGAAAACACAGTACTTCGGAGCTGGTAGCTCCAAGTACCTGAGTAATTTTCTAAAGAAACTACACCTAATCGTTTAGCTAACAAAGGGAAAGAAGCAGACTGCCTGGCAGCATCATGGTACTCTCTCCACACGACGTCTCCACCTGGCAAAATACACTCGGAGATAAAAAGAGCCACACagtttattaaattttaaataagatCAATACAAAATGTACATAAAAAGCAGTACACATTTACAAGTATACATCTGTCTTTCCTTAAATCAGTATATACCAGCTTGTCAGAGGTGCATGTTCCTTCACTATCATCTATTTACCTTCAGAACATTGTTTGACCCAGCAACCAAACAATTACTTAATGTTAGACTTCAGCTTCTTTATCAATGGCTAAACAACACAAAGTCCAATTACTGAACTGTTCCTTTACTTCCACTTGGCATCTTAGTAAACCTTCCATTGCTTTCTACTGTCTTCCACGTATTACCCCTCCTTTTTACCAGCTTACTGTAATACAGAGAGTTAACAGAGACAGGACAACAATGACACGTTAGCTAATTAGGTCTATTGAAAGGCTTGATAATACACTTGGACTGCTGACTAAGATAAGGGCGGGGAGGGTGTTAATATTGCTGACTGATTCAGGTTACCACAGTAGTAACTGTGGCGCTCtgtagaaaaacaacagtaacatGACTTGTTGACAAAGATCAAAAATGATCATCATTTGACCTactagcaaaaataaaataaataaagcaactttaaatcaatggaattttaACACAAACTGTCTTTAAGTATTTCTGCATCTTTGTTCTAGAGTATTCCAACAAAGGCAGCTACAAATAATCCAATAGACTACAAATTTTTTCATCAGTAAAATAGCATGTTCAGTGCAATTTTTCTTGAGGTTGGTTGGTGCCTTTAAACTGCTGAAGAGAAGTTGACTTTTCTCCAGGCaagtaatttctctctcttcagaATGTGTTTATATGGGAGTTCTTGTGGGAGTTCTCTTTAAGGCTGTTGAATATCTCTTTGGTGCCATTCTGCCACTGAAGAACAAGATCCATAGGGGTTTTCTCTTCCTATTCAAAAGAGTGAGGGGAACCAGTTTAATTTCAGTTGGTAAACTTAAATTAATGTCCCTGTTCTCTTCTAGTTCTCTGTGTCTAATGTGTGGTCTTTCTATATTTGATGACACCTGAGTTCTGGCTCAAACTCATCACCATGGTAATCACTGCCCCGCTCTATAGAGGTATCCCTGCTCCTTTTGAAGTTAGTGACTAACAACtatccattaatttcagtggttgCAGGAGGAGGCCCTATTAGTAAACGTCCTGATCAATAATAAAGCACACTTTAAATTTCATCTGTTAAAATATCTAACTCTTTTCAGTTACACAAAGTTTAATTTAagctaaaacaaaataatcagGAATCTGGTTAGCTAAACAATAAAGcactcttaaactgaaataagtgtcTACATAGGGGGCTGTAACAGTTTAactaaacagctttaaaaatcacaccttaaGCTAAACAGGTACaacttgtgtagacaaggccgaAGAGAGCAGATTTTTGGCTTTCAGCACTTATTGTCCATTCATCATTCTTCATACGTATGCTGATGAATATGGTCATTAGCAACTATGTTACAGAGGGACTAAATAGAGTGGACTGAGGAAGTTGCCTGGAAGTCTTAGCAAAGTACTGTCCCTGGGCAGCAAGGCAGATAAATTTGGAAAAAGTCAAACTGCAAAAATTAGTGATTGACAGCAACAGAGGTCACTTTCCAGCCTACCATGGCGTTggaaaaaaagtgtcctgattttgtGAGAGAGGATGAGCTAATTTGCTGAATTTTAACAACTGGTTACAGACATCTTTCCTGTTACTCTGATGGTAGCAGCTATGGAATTATCGAATGCAAAAGGTCAGTTTTGGGGCTTCCAAAATTAAAGTCCCACTTAGCCAGAGTTCCCCAAGTTGATTTACAGGTCCAGCTGGTCAGGTTACTAATTAACTATTCATCCAGACACAGCCAAGACCAACTATCAGCTGACTTTCTTTTTAGGGGTTTAAAAAGTTTGTgatgtttaaaatattataaCCATACAGTGCAAGTGCAAAGGTTATAACAAAGAATTGCTCCAAAAGAATAatctctctggattttttttaagataggtCACCCAGGTAGATTTAAGGTGGGTTATAATTTTAAATCAGAGGTAGATaaatattagattttttaaaaaaatgtactgaaattttttcatgaaacaaatCGTTTTTCAATACATTCTACTTTAAATTAATCTTAtttaggaggtcagactagatcagagaTTGGCAATGTTTGACccacagcctgccagggtaagccccctggtgggtcgggccggtttgtttacctgccacatccgcaggttcggccaatcgcagctcccagttgTCACGGTTCtgcactccaggccaatggggctgcatgaccctgcagccagcacatcgctcgtcccgcgccacttccagcagcccccattgacctggagcagtgaaccgcggccagtgggagccacgactgGCCGAACTTCCGGccacagcaagtaaacaaaccagtccggccCACCAGGTGgtttaccctggcgggctgcatgccaaacattgccgatccctggactagatcatcataatggttccttctggcctgcAGATCCATGAAACTGTTCTGATGGGAAGATTCTGTACTAATCTTACTTACATGGTTCTTTATATGTAGATTTGCTCCATACATAATCAGGAGTCTAATCATTTTATAACGATTCAGCCTCACTGCATCATGAAGTGGTGTGTCTCCTTCCTAGAACAAACAAAAGACGATTGATTACTGGCTTAGGTTCTGCTGTGCTAACCCATCATTCAAGGCTGAACGAAGTACACAGTCATTATACAATCAAGTGCAATTATAAAGGCATATTGTCAGCTCAGTGCTAGATTGTAACTGAGAGTTAGCCTCTATGTTaagtaaaatatataatttacttACTCTGTCTTTGGCATTGAGGTCTGCTTCACAGGCAATGAGGTGCTCAGCACATTCATACTGACCCGTCCTCACAGCCACATGCAAAGGTGTACTGAGCAACTAGCAAATGGGAGGGAGAAAACAATCAGAGGGAGCAGGAAAATTATCAACCAAAAATAATCAAATCTGATTTAGAGCCAGTACATGGAGAACAGCTGCCAAAATAATGGACTGAGGATCAATTTTTCACATCCAGCTTAAAAAAAGTCATATAAGAGCATACCTTGTCTCTGGCGTTTCTGTTTATTCCTTTGTTGAGCAGGAATTTCAGAACTTCCAGGCTTCCCCCACGACATGCCCAGTGAAGAGCAGTAGATTCAAGCTACAACCATAAAATAATTGAACGAAACCCAACAAATTAAACagtgataattttaaaatgaataaatattggTTTTAATTCTGTCTGACCTAAATCAAATTACTGCAAGTCAGGGAACACTGAGCTGTAGCCATTAGCAGCCTTTTCTTAATTGGTGCTAATGTCTCTAGTCCTGCTGATTTATCATCCTTCACAATCATTGCATGTTGTACTTAAAGGCAGTGGGATCTGGCAACACGGCAATAGCAGAGGGTGTCTGAGCCTGGTTACGGGTTATTTGATTATTATAACATGTCTTAAATTAAACCTGTACTAAGTGCAGATTTATTTTTCTACCcaataatttaaaacaagaggtccaaaattttcaaacctggctgCCTATATGGAGGCCTTCCTAATTTTAAATGATCTGCCCTTTCAAAAGGGTCGAGCATCCACaaatttcagtgaaatcaatgggagcagtgagtgatcagcactttaaaaaaatcaggctacttataTTTGGGTGCCTGCTATAGGTTTAGAAACCTAACTGTGGGCATCCAAGTATAAACATTCTAGCCAAGTCTGGTGTTCAGTTTTGCTCTGTTTTGATGCTTTTTGGACTCCAAAACATAAGAAAAACAAAGCCCAGTGTAAAGAACCATTATCTTTTCCAAGCACTTCTGCAGATGGGAAGCGGGTCCCTCTCACCATCTACTCCTCAGGTTTCCTCCTGCCCCTTGGGAATCCTTCGTGTTCCTTCATCCCTTCTACAACTCCCACCGCCAGTCACTGGTGGGTTAAGTGAGGCTTCTCTAATCCCTGCTGTGTAGCACTGATGCAAATAGTCAGGAGGAGAGaagtgcagaagcagcagcaaatgctGTTGCTTATTCCACTCAGGTGTATGGTGGTGCACCTGTGAGCAGTTGATGAGGCTATGGCATCTCTACTACTTTGTAGAGGTGACAGGCCTGGACTAGTGTCCTGACCCCAGGTTTGCTCCTCCTGGAAGATATGCTGGGCAGTCTGTTTCTCATCTTCGCATCTTCCAGCAGCCCATTTGAGGaggatgcaggaggaggggcagacaCCCTTTCCTTATACTCCCTTCTCAATAGTCCTGTTTTCGGGGTACACTCTTACAAGCTGCTCTAATCACTTGGGATGGACCCAGTAATTCTGTTTCTTGTATGGATCGGCAGGttttacaaagaaacaaacagatgTATATACCATGTCTTGGAACTCAAGTTGGGCTCCAGCTTCCACTAACTTTTCCACCAGTGTCAGATGTCCTTCTGAGCATGCCCTGTGCAATGCAGTGCGTTGATACTGTCAATTAAAACAAGGATAAGTCAAATACTGTGTGTGGCACAGAGATCTGTGAAATCCTTTTCCTTCTTGTACCCTGGGATGATAGCAAATGCACATTTTATGCTGATTCATTTCTGAGTGTGTATGCTTTTGGGACCTTAAATCTGCTAAATTTTAATAGCAACCTCCTAGATGACAGCTGCCTACCCAGCACATTTTAAAGGGCATGAGTAATGTCTGCAATGTGGCATTCAAATTAAAAACCTTCTGAACCTCTTGAATTCCCATGCCCATATTATACTATGTTGCAAATGCACTTTAAAGCAGGGTATAGTGTAAGGAATCAGACAGTTCCTTCCTAGCTTGGAATGTGGCAGAGTTGGATATCCAAACAAAGCTGTGCTTTTTAAGAATGAAAGAATCCGGTTTTTGTAACTGTGTAGAAAGGCTTCTGTATTGTAGCTTATTGTCATGGAATCCTGCAGCACTGAAAGACCTTTTGCCAAAGGAAATCAGGATTTCCTGATTGCCATCATGTTTCCAATAAATAGACAGACTTTCCTACATAAAATATACTTTGTTTGTTTCCAGGGGTCCCTTTAAAGCAAGAAAACATAATAAGTTGTAGTTTCCTGTAGTTAACTCTCTTTCCTTTATGTTGCAAGAGGATAAGAGAGGCTATAAAATGTAATGGAAACTGGAATTTTGCTTAACTACACCCCAGGATCTCTTTTGCTGCTCTCTTTCTGAAGTAATAAGAATAAGGGTTGTACCTTATCACAAGCATCTGGATCCCCTTTGTCTGACAGGTATTTTTCAATCACTGGCAATTTATTTTCCAgtgcagcttttaaaaatgtaggtaCATCCACTGGTCCTGTCTGATGGAGACAAATGTACAGAATATAAATGTGTGTTTCAGCTGTACACTGTTCCAGAAATTCCATTTAGTCTTTCATAAAAGAATGCACTTTCTAACAATAGAACTTACAGTAACTTCTGGTTCAGGTTCCTTTAAAATGGGCACTTTCACTTTTgtgcattttttccttttcttcagctGAATAATTTTTTCAAGATCTTGCAAGTTTTCAAGTTTTGGTCTCTCCTCTAGCTTTTTCTTCTTGATCTGAATGAAACAAGCAAATGATAAGACTGAGTCCAGAGGGAATGCAAAACTCCTTTCCTTTCAGCAGAGCAATGGAGTTTACACTGTCAATCAACtacattcaaactggaaataagatgtcaGTGTTTAACTGCAtgggataattaaccactggaataggTAATTAAAGGATCTGGTTAATACTCCATCACTTGTAGCTTTTAAGTTAAATTGAATCTTTCTAAAAGTTACACCCTCTCACTAGAGCCCTGTGcaaatacaaaatttgtatccaaaTCCGAGCTGAGAACATGGTCCTCAAATATAAAGCGGATATCCTctgatttgcagggctctagatataaaatttggatccgTATCCATCCGCGATTTGCTGATATAAAGCGGATatacacagatttgcagggctctaccttTCAGCTACAACTTTTTGTGATAGATACAGTAATCACTGGGTGACGTACTACAGCTTGTGTAATATAAATCAgacagatgatcataatggtcctttctgaccttaaaatctatgaaacctGTGAATTTTGATGGTTGTACTGATACTTTGGATAGCAAGAGTAATTTTTGCCTCTGTGTTTCCTTGATCCCTGTTCTGCTTGTCTAACCCATACAGCATTCCCTAGTCAGTAGATTTGCACAAGCTACAAAGGAAGTACTTggccttttgtttttcttctatgTAGCATAAAATTCCCCTGTTTCTGCATAGTGTATCATTTCCCATGGAATTTTATGGCCAAATAGTGAGAGATGTTGAGTACCTGTaacccctattgacttcaaataTCAGCCCTATGTCCCCAGAATCTTTCAGGATGTGACCCACAGTTTTTCCTCCTGCATTATTATGTAGCTGATAGCTTTAATTTAAGGAAAATACAACTTGAAATGAACCCAGAGTTCATACTGACTTGTAGTTTCACTCAGTAGTGTTACACTGTAGCAATCTACTAAAAATGTCTTTGCTATCCTTAAAAAGAGGTGCCAGTAAATGCTTAAAGCCTAATTCAGATCTGGTGTAAAAAGGTGCAGCTGCTCTGAAGTCACTACAGTTACACCTGCTTATAAGtatgaatttggcccttaaaaaACTAAGTGAtcaagagccagattctgccactcttactcataTTGTGTAgtcctcttgacttcagtagaactactcaATGGAGGCAGGTGCTTGTGGAAGCTAGCAGGTGAGCCTGCCCTCTGATCACTTAGGCATCAGCCAGCTGCCTTGAGAAGGCTGATTGGGAAGTTAAGTTAATTAGCTGGTCAGGTTGGGAGGCTGGATGATCCAATTATATTCCTCTGCTGATAGACTAAAGTTACAGGAAGATAGTACAGGAGCCACAGAAGGAGTAAGCAGGACTATCTGAACCTAGTGATCTCAGGAAAGGATTAACTCTGTActtcccaggccctgcaggaaaGGGGTAAAGGTAGGGATGTACTGTATGTAATGTTGCTGAATGGGAATGTAAATCAAACATGCAAAGTTGCTACTCAGTAGAGAGTCTGAGCAGTTCCTGGGGTATCTGAGGGTGGGGCCAGAGCATGCCCTGTTGCAGTGCTAAGTAAGGAGAGTAAAGGgggtagaatctggccctaaataactAAAAATGCAAAATGACTTGGTGAGCAGACACTTCATGTCTATTTTTAAGGGGGATTTTAATCAAGTAGCTTTACCTTCCCCTGTTTTGGATATGCTCTGTAATAAGGGCCTCCCCCAAAGCCCTGTTGAGTCAGTGGAAAGATGGCTACTGGTTTCCTGGCTAGTAAGCACACAGCAGGGTGTTCTGGAAAGGAACACCCTTAGTAATGGGAGGCCAAGGTACAGAACTTTGCTATTAACACTTGACAGGTGAATGGTGTGAGTGTGCCAGCTTGGGGAGGAAGGGCTGTCTAGCTGATGGTGACAGTGGTTATGTTTATGAATGGGAGAGCTTTTCCCACATATGCCACTCCTTAACACACTCTACAGCTGGCCACAGATACCTTGTGGACAGAAAAGATTCCAAGTTTTTCAGTTAGAAATTACAAACCAAAAGAGCTTGAGAAGCAGCTTGACAGCATTATTGGCCTATACAAAGTCCTCTGAAGTCCATGGGATCCTTTCTttggacttcaatggactttgggtgAGGCCCTctgtccttctcactgggcagtGAGCTGCAAAGGTTTTACTACTTAAGCTCatcataaaattattttaactagAGCAAAACCATGTGGCATTTCAGAGCTACACCAGTACAGCAGCCAcatgatgataaaaatgaacacaaaacCAAAGCACTTA includes:
- the ANKRD1 gene encoding ankyrin repeat domain-containing protein 1; this encodes MMMLKVEELVTGKKSDNKETGDFLPEDFKNGEYETAVRLEKQEDLKTLPERSLTRGNLTYEKEKKLQAEIKKKKLEERPKLENLQDLEKIIQLKKRKKCTKVKVPILKEPEPEVTTGPVDVPTFLKAALENKLPVIEKYLSDKGDPDACDKYQRTALHRACSEGHLTLVEKLVEAGAQLEFQDMLESTALHWACRGGSLEVLKFLLNKGINRNARDKLLSTPLHVAVRTGQYECAEHLIACEADLNAKDREGDTPLHDAVRLNRYKMIRLLIMYGANLHIKNHEEKTPMDLVLQWQNGTKEIFNSLKENSHKNSHINTF